The following proteins are encoded in a genomic region of Labeo rohita strain BAU-BD-2019 chromosome 5, IGBB_LRoh.1.0, whole genome shotgun sequence:
- the im:7138535 gene encoding protein FAM98B encodes MERDTGAITLIKALGYKSKECLKKCKCDELPCPLLTWLVSELRASCPDIPARRGGAVLVGELREVLNEMSCPQNALISEHLSPLLLFRVTEYLVTELAAARMLTYKESHPEDTEQSCESKGKEQRKWESLNKDEHEEISPAQEDKTNWKEANKDLAELFQNLGLETSSQISDACAEVESRLSSLPDGEAPEALLKFSLNSEQWEKIHDINKALCKDYECRRQMMIKRFLVTLQSFTWGERGKERSDLLSSVKPFTPSVESSVSIAMLLAAREDESRIRPVKAGPSTAVHKVLMGSVPDRGGRPGEIEPPMPSFTSRSEGGGSQHHRKRRREFSGKKKKNKQK; translated from the exons atgGAGAGAGATACTGGTGCAATCACGTTAATTAAAGCTCTTGG gTATAAAAGCAAAGAGTGCTTGAAGAAATGTAAGTGTGACGAATTACCTTGCCCTCTGCTCACCTGGTTGGTGTCAGAGCTAAGAGCAAGTTGTCCCGATATTCCAG CACGGCGTGGTGGTGCAGTTCTGGTTGGGGAGCTGAGGGAAGTACTAAACGAGATGTCCTGTCCACAAAATGCACTTATATCAGAGCACCTTAGCCCACTTCTGCTGTTCAGAGTGACCG AGTATTTGGTGACCGAGTTGGCGGCAGCACGTATGTTGACGTACAAAGAGAGTCATCCGGAAGATACAGAACAGAGTTGTGAGTCAAAGGGTAAAGAGCAAAGAAAATGGGAAAGTCTTAATAAAGATGAGCATGAAGAAATCAGCCCAGCACAAGAGGATAAAACTAATTGGAAGGAAGCAAATAAAGATCTTGCAGAACTGTTTCAGAATCTTGGCTTAGAAACATCCTCTCAAATAAGTGATGCCTGCGCAGAG GTGGAGTCACGGCTGTCATCACTTCCAGATGGTGAAGCTCCAGAAGCGTTATTAAAGTTCAGTCTGAACTCAGAGCAATGG GAAAAGATTCATGacatcaacaaagctctctgtAAGGATTATGAATGTCGGCGCCAAATGATGATCAAGCGTTTCCTTGTCACTCTACAATCCTTTACTTGGGGAGAGAGGGGAAAG gaacGCAGTGATTTACTGTCTTCTGTGAAACCCTTCACACCTTCTGTCGAGTCCTCCGTCTCCATTGCTATGCTGTTGGCGGCCAGAGAAGACGAGTCTCGCATTAGGCCAGTTAAAGCAGGGCCTTCAACAGCTGTTCACAAG GTACTGATGGGCAGTGTGCCAGACAGAGGGGGACGTCCTGGAGAGATCGAGCCACCGATGCCCAGCTTCACCAGTCGCAGTGAGGGAGGAGGCAGTCAACATCATAGAAAGAGAAGACGAGAATTTTCaggaaagaagaagaaaaacaaacagaagtag